The segment TAAGACCTGGTACGAATTAATTTTTTAAAGAATTAATTAAATTTTCTTCAAGTATTTTTTTATCATTTATAAGTTTATGATTTTCTTCTAATAACTCTAGAAAATAAATAAACCATGACGGAAAATTACCACTTGGCAAAAACCATTTTTCAACAGTTCTTTTAGGAATATTAATAACAGTCATTAGATCTTTATAATTTTTAATTCCTAACAATTCTAATCTTTTTAAAATTTCTTCTTTTTCCATTTTGATACCTATTTTAAATTTTTTTTAGTATAATGTTTTTCATGTTTAATAATATTGAAATACTAATCATTTTTATAATTTTTATTGCTTTTTGTCTTTACTTTAAAGATAATCCAAAAGTAAAAGAATTCTTAGACTTACTAACTTAATTCATTTTCAGGTTGGCTTTTTCTTTTATATTTTTTTGCATGTCTAAATGCTCCTTTAATAAAAATTCTATAAGGCACTTTTTCTAATCCTTGCTTTTCTATTTTGTGCCTAAAAATTG is part of the Arcobacter sp. F2176 genome and harbors:
- a CDS encoding XRE family transcriptional regulator translates to MEKEEILKRLELLGIKNYKDLMTVINIPKRTVEKWFLPSGNFPSWFIYFLELLEENHKLINDKKILEENLINSLKN